A portion of the Paenibacillus sp. PvR098 genome contains these proteins:
- a CDS encoding amidohydrolase family protein: protein MTMFSSVVKEPKRKAGARFIDCDIHNEVPSSEVLKQYLPQRWRNYMDMVGLRSYHGFANHIPYPKGNPGGTRTDSWPPNGQIPGSDLNFMREQLLEPLNLEYGILNCLYRVGEQLNDEYGAALARAVNDWQIAEWLDKEPRLRASIVIPYENAELAAEEINRVASHPGFVQVLIMPRTREPMGRRKYWKIYEAAENHGLPIAVHFGGLGGNATTSSGFPSYYIEDHTNMAQAFQCQVISMVCEGVFERFPNLHTVMLEGGFAWVPSLMWRLDKHWKRLREEVPFLTRKPSEYIRGHMRFTTQPMEEPPVAEYLLQVIEHLGSDEMLMFATDYPHWDYDSPDLTFPPKFPESLKQKIFYDNARSFYRLP from the coding sequence ATGACGATGTTTAGTTCTGTGGTGAAGGAGCCCAAACGTAAAGCCGGAGCCCGTTTCATCGACTGCGATATTCATAATGAAGTTCCCTCGAGCGAAGTGCTGAAGCAGTACCTTCCCCAACGTTGGAGGAATTATATGGACATGGTCGGCTTGCGCAGCTACCATGGGTTCGCGAACCATATCCCGTATCCCAAGGGTAATCCGGGCGGAACGCGAACGGACTCTTGGCCGCCCAACGGTCAGATCCCCGGCTCCGACCTAAATTTCATGCGGGAGCAGCTGCTGGAGCCCTTGAATTTGGAGTACGGCATTCTCAACTGTCTATACCGTGTGGGGGAGCAGCTCAATGATGAATACGGCGCGGCGCTGGCCCGGGCCGTCAACGATTGGCAGATCGCCGAATGGCTGGATAAAGAACCGCGGCTGCGGGCTTCCATTGTCATCCCGTACGAGAACGCCGAGCTTGCGGCGGAAGAAATCAACCGGGTCGCGAGTCACCCCGGCTTCGTGCAGGTGCTGATCATGCCCCGTACCCGGGAGCCGATGGGCCGAAGAAAATATTGGAAAATCTATGAGGCGGCGGAAAACCACGGCTTACCGATCGCTGTTCATTTTGGGGGATTAGGCGGGAACGCCACGACCTCCTCCGGATTTCCCTCGTACTATATCGAGGACCATACCAACATGGCGCAGGCGTTTCAATGCCAGGTGATCAGCATGGTCTGCGAAGGGGTGTTTGAACGGTTCCCGAACCTGCACACGGTCATGCTCGAAGGCGGATTTGCCTGGGTGCCTTCGCTGATGTGGCGGCTCGACAAGCACTGGAAGCGTCTGCGCGAGGAAGTGCCTTTCTTGACGCGCAAGCCGTCGGAGTATATCCGCGGGCATATGCGCTTTACGACGCAGCCGATGGAGGAACCGCCGGTTGCGGAATATCTGCTTCAGGTGATCGAACATTTGGGCTCGGATGAGATGCTCATGTTTGCCACGGATTATCCACACTGGGACTATGATTCGCCCGATTTAACGTTTCCGCCCAAATTCCCGGAGTCGTTAAAGCAAAAGATTTTCTATGACAACGCCCGCTCATTCTACCGGCTTCCGTAA
- a CDS encoding sigma-70 family RNA polymerase sigma factor, which produces MMDEITDTDLVASVNQGDQIAFNSLLSRYMPMICSFSKKYYAPGLMRGDINQAGCVGLFIACKRYNSSKGMAFSGFAKMHIKHYIINAVKAALRKKQQILNESMSLDETPFSEQEKTSRYELIPHFTPSAEEVFMNQARDTELFDMIKTHLTHLERAAVLGLMYGLVYKEIADLHGVGNKSIDNALKRAKGKLKIALCNNA; this is translated from the coding sequence ATGATGGATGAAATCACGGATACCGATTTGGTCGCCTCCGTTAATCAAGGTGATCAGATTGCATTCAACTCTCTACTAAGTCGTTACATGCCGATGATTTGTAGTTTCAGCAAGAAGTATTATGCACCAGGTCTCATGCGGGGAGACATAAATCAAGCGGGATGTGTCGGGTTATTTATCGCCTGTAAGCGATATAATTCCTCTAAAGGAATGGCTTTTTCAGGTTTCGCAAAAATGCACATTAAGCACTATATCATCAATGCTGTGAAAGCCGCTTTAAGGAAAAAACAGCAGATATTAAATGAGAGCATGTCCTTGGATGAAACCCCTTTTAGCGAGCAAGAAAAGACCAGCAGATATGAACTCATACCCCATTTCACGCCATCAGCGGAAGAAGTTTTTATGAATCAAGCCAGAGATACCGAGTTATTTGACATGATAAAAACACATTTAACGCATTTGGAGAGAGCGGCTGTCTTGGGTTTGATGTATGGTCTGGTATATAAGGAAATAGCGGATTTACACGGTGTTGGCAATAAATCTATCGATAATGCATTAAAACGTGCAAAAGGAAAATTGAAGATTGCGCTCTGTAACAATGCATAA
- a CDS encoding HD domain-containing phosphohydrolase produces MRLIPITEYDDRTMQLAKPVYDSQRRMLLSANQTIHPKYLERLVQIGIKNLIVEDAESKGITLEEMIDIPSWMDIVQSVQEAFNAVKLKKQMPTIKLLQGTGRLIQEIKSRSLVLPVPSTTLAVELKPYAHAVNVAILSLQVGKILGYNELMLRDLALGCLLHDIGKAVNSVGREHPEAGFTVLRSIREISLLSAHIAYQHHETLDGQGYPRSISGEAFHPYAQICGVCNVYENQTGDTPPHDAMEMVMALSSISYNVEVIQAFVRAVPAYSPGTIILLQGGEEAIVTKITSHMQRPVVRILATGEEISLADHPTIMISGCK; encoded by the coding sequence GTGAGATTGATTCCTATCACTGAATATGATGACAGGACCATGCAGTTGGCGAAGCCGGTATATGACAGTCAGCGCCGTATGCTGCTGTCCGCAAACCAGACCATTCATCCTAAATATTTGGAAAGATTAGTTCAAATTGGCATCAAAAATTTGATTGTTGAAGACGCCGAATCCAAAGGAATTACACTGGAGGAAATGATCGATATTCCATCATGGATGGATATTGTGCAGTCGGTTCAGGAAGCCTTCAATGCCGTAAAATTAAAGAAGCAGATGCCCACTATAAAATTACTTCAAGGAACAGGACGTCTTATCCAGGAAATCAAAAGCCGGTCCCTTGTTTTGCCCGTACCCTCTACAACGTTGGCCGTGGAACTAAAACCTTATGCCCATGCGGTCAATGTAGCGATACTGTCCCTGCAAGTGGGTAAAATTCTTGGCTATAACGAATTAATGCTCCGGGATCTTGCATTGGGATGTTTGCTTCATGATATAGGAAAAGCGGTGAATAGTGTGGGAAGGGAGCATCCGGAGGCCGGATTTACTGTCCTGCGGAGTATTCGCGAAATCAGTTTATTATCTGCCCATATCGCATACCAGCATCATGAAACCCTCGACGGCCAAGGATACCCACGGTCGATCAGCGGGGAGGCTTTCCACCCCTATGCCCAAATATGCGGAGTGTGCAATGTGTACGAGAATCAAACGGGAGATACTCCTCCTCACGATGCTATGGAGATGGTGATGGCATTAAGCAGCATCTCCTATAATGTCGAAGTAATACAGGCCTTCGTGAGGGCCGTTCCTGCCTATTCTCCGGGAACCATAATTCTCCTTCAAGGTGGGGAAGAAGCGATCGTTACCAAGATCACCAGCCATATGCAGAGACCCGTTGTTCGTATTCTGGCTACAGGCGAGGAGATCTCCCTTGCGGATCATCCAACGATTATGATATCCGGTTGCAAATAA
- a CDS encoding methyl-accepting chemotaxis protein has product MKWFYDLKTSVKLISAFVFMAILLACVGFFGLNNMGKLNDEITITYNDRLIPINDLSSSQILYQRIRVNIRDMNFVANTPEAKNNYEQRIQELKIQIDANIDKYSKTGLDSQAQELLKKFDPAWQAYKGILDQAIQSAHAGDVEGYLRLAPGFREVGDQAETILQELISLNIQTAEKANQEANATYASSRTITITIILASLLFSIGFGYFISQIISRPLNRVVGLVDKVAGGDLRETADIDTKDEIGQLANSINDMVLSLRTTVSGIMASAESVAAASQQISATTEEIASGTTSQANDAQTMNELFKELSNAIDSVAKGAEQASELSNSTVGIAQEGGKVVRFSIEGMQLVNQQMSRLEEDSNKIGEIIEVIDDIAEQTNLLALNAAIEAARAGDQGRGFAVVADEVRKLAERSGEATKQITAIIKGMQVNTQQSVKAVGEGVVSSQKTGEAFEHIITMVNESAHKVTEIAAASEEQSAQSSEVLASIESISASTEEAAAASEETASTAQSLAGLADELNSAVSIFRVR; this is encoded by the coding sequence ATGAAATGGTTTTATGATTTGAAAACGTCTGTGAAATTGATTTCAGCATTTGTCTTTATGGCCATCCTGCTTGCATGTGTGGGGTTCTTTGGATTAAATAACATGGGTAAATTAAATGACGAGATCACGATCACTTATAATGATCGTTTAATACCGATTAATGATCTTTCCAGTTCACAAATTTTGTATCAACGAATCAGAGTGAATATTCGCGATATGAACTTCGTAGCGAATACGCCTGAGGCTAAAAATAATTATGAACAAAGGATACAAGAACTTAAAATACAAATTGACGCAAACATCGATAAATACAGCAAAACAGGCTTGGACTCGCAAGCACAGGAATTGTTAAAGAAATTTGACCCCGCATGGCAAGCTTATAAAGGGATATTGGATCAGGCGATTCAATCCGCTCATGCCGGAGATGTGGAAGGATATTTAAGACTTGCTCCCGGTTTTAGAGAAGTAGGCGACCAAGCCGAAACGATTTTACAGGAGTTAATTTCCTTAAACATTCAGACCGCGGAAAAAGCGAATCAGGAGGCCAATGCTACTTACGCAAGCTCCCGAACCATTACGATAACGATTATCCTTGCTTCCCTGCTCTTCAGTATTGGATTCGGTTACTTCATCTCTCAAATTATTTCACGTCCTTTGAATCGCGTGGTGGGGTTAGTCGATAAAGTAGCCGGAGGCGATTTAAGAGAAACAGCGGATATCGATACGAAAGACGAGATAGGGCAGTTGGCTAATTCGATCAATGACATGGTGCTAAGCTTAAGAACAACGGTTAGCGGGATTATGGCATCAGCGGAAAGCGTCGCTGCAGCGTCCCAGCAAATATCCGCTACCACCGAGGAGATTGCGAGCGGTACAACCAGTCAGGCCAATGACGCTCAAACGATGAACGAATTGTTCAAGGAATTGTCTAACGCCATTGACTCAGTAGCTAAGGGTGCTGAGCAAGCCTCTGAATTGTCCAACAGCACGGTAGGAATTGCGCAGGAAGGCGGCAAAGTGGTCCGTTTCTCGATTGAAGGTATGCAGCTAGTCAATCAGCAAATGTCCCGCCTCGAAGAAGATTCGAATAAAATTGGGGAAATTATTGAAGTCATTGACGATATTGCCGAGCAAACGAATCTATTAGCTCTGAATGCGGCGATTGAGGCGGCTCGCGCTGGAGACCAGGGCCGGGGGTTTGCGGTTGTTGCGGACGAGGTACGTAAGTTGGCCGAACGCAGCGGTGAAGCGACCAAGCAAATCACGGCTATAATTAAAGGGATGCAGGTGAATACCCAGCAAAGTGTGAAAGCCGTAGGGGAAGGCGTCGTATCGTCGCAAAAAACCGGGGAAGCATTTGAGCATATTATCACGATGGTTAATGAATCCGCCCACAAGGTAACGGAAATCGCCGCGGCGAGCGAAGAACAGTCTGCTCAATCCTCGGAGGTGCTCGCATCGATCGAAAGTATCTCCGCCTCAACAGAAGAAGCGGCAGCAGCTTCCGAGGAAACCGCATCTACAGCTCAATCCCTTGCAGGGCTTGCGGATGAATTGAATAGTGCCGTATCAATTTTTAGAGTTAGATAA
- a CDS encoding chemotaxis protein CheA, protein MFSEYREVFLEELGEQLQLMDDEILKLEQEGDSLRVIQSLFRAAHTLKGSSAAMGFEEMKQLTHEMEHLLDQVRSNKLEVTGPLIDLLFQSLDYLKQLKNDIERNDKSMTDISDCVEKLQTFTDMRKPATGSGPTMYSAPKPVLNLDTRLKVQEAQDHGLDVYWIGVQVSAECVIKGARAYVIHSNLTDNGEVFLTAPELEKMDEHMDGPFYITFLYAGNRSSQEMQALVADLTDVVDVKAAPLEIEETVLVTPSSAAQERIVHDEAAQTGKSKSQTIRVSVERLEHLMNLVGELVIDQTRIQQVERTQRRRISDDSVNELGQISDHLSRIIGDLQESVMKARMLPIEQLFNRFPRMIRDLSRDLGKEIDLVMEGKDTELDRTLIEEIADPLIHLIRNAVDHGIEMPEKREQSGKNRKGTLRIQAAHEDNQVVIYVEEDGAGIDPAKMRRSAVEKGIILAEEAEQLSDREAIDLIFRPGFSTAQAVSDISGRGVGMDIVRSHIEKLNGLIDIETKLGEGTCFKIKLPLTLAIIIGLLVKLQDQTFIIPMSNIAEIVRVTTGDIQTVRGQSVIVLRNQVIPVAWMHDSFHIRKMEKKKNIPLVIVGSAEKRLALAVDELIGNQEIVIKSLGSYIGKVDCIAGATILGDGKVALILEVSGIINKMGGN, encoded by the coding sequence ATGTTTTCCGAATACAGAGAGGTTTTTCTGGAAGAGCTGGGAGAGCAGCTGCAGCTTATGGACGATGAAATTCTAAAGCTCGAACAAGAAGGGGATTCCCTTCGGGTTATCCAAAGTTTATTTCGCGCCGCGCATACCTTGAAGGGTTCATCTGCGGCGATGGGCTTTGAGGAAATGAAGCAATTAACCCACGAGATGGAACATCTTTTGGATCAGGTTAGAAGTAATAAATTAGAGGTAACGGGCCCGCTGATTGATCTTCTCTTTCAGTCGCTTGATTATCTCAAACAGTTAAAGAACGATATTGAACGTAACGATAAGTCAATGACGGATATCTCGGATTGCGTGGAGAAGCTGCAAACCTTTACCGACATGCGTAAGCCAGCAACTGGCTCAGGGCCTACGATGTACTCTGCTCCCAAACCTGTATTGAACTTGGATACCCGGCTAAAAGTACAGGAGGCTCAGGATCATGGACTTGATGTGTATTGGATCGGTGTGCAGGTTTCCGCCGAATGTGTCATCAAAGGAGCAAGGGCTTATGTCATTCACTCCAATTTGACTGATAATGGGGAGGTATTTCTTACTGCTCCGGAATTAGAAAAAATGGATGAACATATGGATGGGCCGTTCTATATCACATTCCTTTATGCAGGAAACCGAAGCTCACAGGAAATGCAGGCTCTCGTTGCCGATTTAACCGATGTGGTCGATGTAAAGGCAGCGCCTTTGGAAATCGAAGAGACCGTGTTGGTCACCCCCAGTTCGGCTGCTCAAGAAAGAATCGTACATGATGAGGCTGCACAAACAGGCAAATCCAAATCTCAGACGATCCGAGTGAGCGTGGAAAGACTGGAGCATCTCATGAATCTGGTGGGTGAACTGGTCATTGACCAGACTCGAATCCAACAAGTAGAGCGGACGCAAAGAAGGCGTATTTCCGATGATTCTGTGAATGAGCTTGGTCAAATCTCCGATCATCTTTCGCGTATTATCGGCGATCTGCAGGAAAGTGTCATGAAAGCAAGAATGCTCCCAATTGAGCAGCTGTTTAACCGTTTCCCCCGCATGATACGAGATCTTTCCCGCGACTTGGGTAAGGAGATCGATCTGGTGATGGAGGGAAAAGACACGGAACTCGATCGGACCCTGATAGAAGAGATTGCCGATCCGCTCATTCATCTCATTCGGAATGCGGTGGACCATGGGATCGAAATGCCGGAAAAAAGGGAACAGTCAGGTAAAAATCGGAAAGGCACTCTTCGAATCCAAGCGGCACATGAGGACAACCAGGTGGTTATCTATGTGGAAGAGGACGGGGCAGGAATAGACCCGGCCAAAATGAGAAGATCCGCGGTGGAGAAGGGTATCATTCTCGCGGAAGAAGCGGAGCAGTTAAGCGATCGGGAAGCGATCGACCTGATTTTTCGACCCGGATTTTCAACGGCTCAAGCAGTGAGTGATATATCCGGACGCGGTGTGGGCATGGATATCGTCAGAAGCCATATTGAGAAGTTGAATGGTCTGATCGATATTGAAACCAAATTGGGAGAAGGAACTTGCTTCAAAATCAAGCTTCCGTTAACGCTGGCCATCATCATCGGACTGCTCGTGAAACTGCAAGATCAAACGTTTATTATTCCGATGAGCAATATCGCCGAAATCGTCAGAGTAACAACAGGAGATATCCAGACGGTTCGGGGACAATCGGTGATTGTACTGCGTAATCAGGTGATTCCGGTGGCTTGGATGCATGACTCTTTCCACATTCGCAAAATGGAAAAGAAGAAAAACATTCCGTTAGTGATTGTGGGCTCAGCGGAAAAACGGCTGGCCCTAGCTGTAGATGAGCTGATCGGGAATCAAGAGATCGTCATCAAGTCGCTGGGTTCTTATATCGGAAAAGTAGACTGCATTGCCGGGGCTACCATATTGGGTGACGGTAAAGTAGCTTTAATATTAGAGGTGTCGGGAATCATTAACAAAATGGGCGGGAATTAA
- a CDS encoding chemotaxis protein CheW — MQGTGQEQYVEFGIESEQYAIRIQDIHEIIKMQNITQIPNVMPYVKGVINLRGKIVPVISLRNLFQHDEKEYSKTTRIVVVHHQEDAVGIVVDRVNKVTTFSDIQLPPDCVGGISGSFFTGIGFTDSGLVGILKLDEVLVHE; from the coding sequence ATGCAGGGTACTGGGCAGGAGCAATATGTCGAGTTTGGTATCGAAAGTGAACAATATGCCATTCGGATTCAGGATATTCATGAAATTATAAAGATGCAGAACATCACACAAATCCCTAACGTGATGCCCTATGTGAAAGGGGTTATTAACCTCAGGGGGAAGATTGTTCCCGTGATTAGTCTTCGCAATTTGTTTCAGCATGATGAAAAGGAATATTCCAAGACCACACGAATTGTGGTGGTTCATCATCAAGAGGATGCCGTTGGAATTGTTGTGGACCGCGTGAATAAAGTAACCACCTTCTCAGATATTCAGCTTCCTCCGGATTGTGTGGGCGGGATATCCGGCAGCTTTTTTACAGGTATCGGATTTACGGATAGCGGATTGGTCGGTATATTAAAGCTGGATGAAGTGTTAGTTCATGAATAG
- a CDS encoding response regulator has translation MANILVVDDAAFMRVMLKDILMKGGHQIVGEAGNGVEAIEQYKKLKPDLVTMDITMPEMEGIEALKHIKQVDPMAKVIMCSAMGQQLMVVQAIQAGAQDFVVKPFQPDRVLESVKKALA, from the coding sequence ATGGCAAATATATTGGTAGTCGATGACGCTGCATTTATGAGAGTCATGCTGAAGGATATCCTCATGAAAGGCGGACATCAAATTGTCGGCGAGGCAGGCAATGGTGTTGAAGCGATCGAGCAGTATAAAAAATTAAAGCCCGACTTGGTAACCATGGATATTACCATGCCGGAAATGGAAGGTATCGAGGCTTTAAAACATATCAAACAAGTGGATCCGATGGCGAAAGTGATTATGTGCTCCGCTATGGGACAACAGCTGATGGTTGTTCAAGCGATACAGGCGGGTGCCCAAGATTTTGTAGTTAAGCCGTTCCAACCGGACAGGGTACTTGAATCGGTGAAGAAAGCGTTAGCTTAA